A genomic stretch from Burkholderia pyrrocinia includes:
- a CDS encoding thioredoxin family protein, which yields MPALNLDTDADRIAERLADPGTLLVACLCAQWCGTCRDYRTAFDQLADAHPDACFAWIDIETHADRLDDLDVENFPTILIEDANTARFFGTVLPHAAIVERMLSDLSAVPGAPHAPKLRNVLNVEA from the coding sequence ATGCCCGCGCTGAATCTCGACACCGATGCGGATCGGATCGCCGAGCGCCTCGCCGATCCCGGCACGTTGCTCGTCGCCTGCCTGTGCGCCCAGTGGTGCGGCACGTGCCGCGACTACCGGACGGCCTTCGACCAGCTCGCCGACGCGCATCCCGACGCCTGCTTCGCCTGGATCGACATCGAAACGCATGCCGACCGCCTCGACGATCTCGACGTCGAGAACTTCCCGACGATCCTGATCGAGGACGCCAACACCGCACGCTTCTTCGGCACGGTGCTGCCGCACGCGGCGATCGTCGAACGAATGCTGTCCGACCTGAGCGCGGTACCCGGTGCGCCGCACGCACCGAAATTGCGCAACGTCCTGAACGTCGAAGCCTGA
- a CDS encoding DNA topoisomerase III, which translates to MSKALIIAEKPSVANDIARALGGFTKHDEYYESDEFVLSSAVGHLLEIAAPEEYEVKRGKWSFAHLPVIPPHFDLNPIAKSESRLKVLTKLMKRKDVDRLINACDAGREGELIFRLIAQHAKAKQPVQRLWLQSMTPQAIRDGFANLRSDTDMQPLADAARCRSEADWLVGINGTRAMTAFNSKGGGFFLTTVGRVQTPTLSIVVEREEKIRRFIPRDYWEVKAAFACAGGFYEGKWYDPKFKRDEFDPEKRDSRLWSLPAAETIVAACRDKVGTVSEESKPSTQLSPLLFDLTSLQREANGRFGFSAKNTLGLAQALYEKHKVLTYPRTDARALPEDYLSTVESTLEMLKESNNYLPHAKQVLDKGWVKPNKRIFDNSKISDHFAIIPTLQAPKSLSEPEQKLYDLVVKRFLAVFFPAAEFRVTTRITEVAGHHFKTEGKVLVEPGWLQVYGRDAEGADANLVPVQKDEKVKTDEIAAVALVTKPPARYSEATLLSAMEGAGKLVEDDELREAMAAKGLGTPATRAAIIEGLLGEKYLLREGRELIPTAKAFQLMTLLRGLGVKELTAPELTGEWEYKLSQMERGNLGRDAFMQEIARMTQQIVKRAKEYDSDTIPGDYATLETPCPNCGGQVKENYRRFACTKCEFSISKIPGSRQFEIPEVEELLQKKEIGPLSGFRSKMGRPFSAILKLSFDDETKNYKLEFDFGQDQGGEEGEAPDFSAQEPVGACPKCKGRVFEHGMSYVCEHSVANPKTCDFRSGKVILQQEITREQMGKLLADGRTDLLPNFKSSRTGRNFKAFLVKQPDGKIGFEFEKKEPKAAAAKKTAKSATKDAETVTEGAEEKPAPARKTAAKTAATKTAARKTTARKTGS; encoded by the coding sequence ATGTCCAAAGCACTGATCATTGCGGAAAAGCCTTCTGTCGCGAACGACATCGCACGCGCTTTGGGCGGCTTTACCAAGCATGACGAATACTACGAGAGCGACGAATTCGTCCTTTCGTCCGCTGTCGGCCACTTGCTCGAAATCGCCGCTCCGGAAGAGTACGAGGTCAAGCGCGGGAAATGGAGCTTCGCGCATCTGCCCGTCATCCCCCCGCATTTCGACCTGAACCCGATCGCAAAAAGCGAGTCGCGCCTCAAGGTGCTCACCAAGCTGATGAAGCGCAAGGACGTCGACCGCCTGATCAACGCATGTGACGCGGGGCGCGAGGGCGAACTGATTTTTCGCCTGATCGCGCAGCACGCGAAGGCGAAGCAGCCGGTCCAGCGCCTGTGGCTGCAATCGATGACGCCGCAGGCGATCCGCGACGGTTTCGCGAACCTGCGCAGCGACACGGACATGCAGCCGCTCGCCGACGCCGCACGCTGCCGCTCGGAAGCCGACTGGCTCGTCGGGATCAACGGCACCCGCGCGATGACCGCGTTCAACAGCAAGGGCGGCGGCTTCTTCCTGACGACAGTCGGCCGCGTTCAGACGCCAACGCTGTCGATCGTCGTCGAACGCGAAGAGAAAATCCGCCGCTTCATCCCGCGCGACTACTGGGAAGTGAAGGCCGCATTCGCGTGCGCGGGCGGTTTCTACGAAGGCAAGTGGTACGACCCGAAATTCAAGCGCGACGAATTCGACCCGGAAAAGCGCGACTCCCGCCTGTGGAGCCTGCCGGCTGCCGAAACGATCGTCGCCGCATGTCGCGACAAGGTCGGCACGGTCTCCGAGGAATCGAAGCCGTCGACACAGCTATCGCCGCTGCTGTTCGACCTGACGAGCCTGCAGCGCGAGGCGAACGGCCGCTTCGGCTTCTCCGCGAAGAACACGCTCGGCCTCGCGCAGGCGCTGTATGAAAAGCACAAGGTGCTGACCTACCCGCGTACCGACGCGCGCGCGCTGCCGGAAGACTACCTTTCGACGGTCGAGTCCACGCTCGAGATGCTCAAGGAGAGCAACAACTACCTGCCGCATGCGAAGCAGGTGCTCGACAAGGGCTGGGTGAAGCCGAACAAGCGGATCTTCGACAACTCGAAGATCAGCGACCACTTTGCAATCATCCCGACGCTGCAGGCGCCGAAGTCGCTGTCCGAGCCGGAGCAGAAGCTGTACGACCTGGTCGTGAAGCGCTTCCTCGCCGTGTTCTTCCCGGCGGCCGAATTCCGCGTCACGACGCGGATCACCGAAGTCGCCGGCCATCACTTCAAGACCGAGGGCAAGGTGCTCGTCGAGCCGGGCTGGCTGCAGGTCTACGGCCGCGACGCCGAAGGCGCGGATGCGAACCTCGTGCCGGTGCAGAAGGACGAGAAGGTGAAGACGGACGAAATCGCCGCCGTCGCGCTCGTGACGAAGCCGCCCGCACGCTACTCGGAAGCGACGCTGCTGTCGGCGATGGAAGGCGCGGGCAAGCTCGTCGAGGACGACGAACTGCGCGAGGCGATGGCCGCGAAGGGCCTCGGCACGCCGGCCACGCGCGCGGCGATCATCGAAGGCCTGCTCGGCGAGAAATACCTGTTGCGCGAAGGCCGCGAGCTGATCCCGACCGCGAAGGCATTCCAGCTGATGACGCTGTTGCGCGGGCTCGGCGTGAAGGAACTGACCGCGCCGGAGCTCACCGGCGAATGGGAATACAAGCTGTCGCAGATGGAGCGCGGCAACCTCGGGCGCGACGCGTTCATGCAGGAAATCGCCCGCATGACGCAGCAGATCGTCAAGCGCGCGAAGGAATACGATTCCGACACGATTCCCGGCGACTACGCGACGCTCGAGACGCCGTGCCCGAACTGCGGCGGCCAGGTGAAGGAAAACTACCGCCGCTTCGCGTGCACGAAGTGCGAGTTCTCGATCTCGAAGATCCCGGGCAGCCGGCAGTTCGAGATTCCCGAAGTCGAGGAGCTGCTGCAGAAGAAGGAAATCGGCCCGCTGTCCGGGTTCCGCAGCAAGATGGGCCGCCCGTTCTCGGCGATCCTCAAGCTGTCCTTCGACGACGAGACGAAGAACTACAAGCTCGAGTTCGATTTCGGCCAGGACCAGGGCGGCGAGGAAGGCGAAGCGCCCGACTTCTCCGCGCAGGAGCCGGTCGGCGCGTGCCCGAAGTGCAAGGGCCGCGTGTTCGAGCACGGGATGAGCTACGTGTGCGAGCACTCGGTTGCGAACCCGAAGACCTGCGACTTCCGCTCGGGCAAGGTGATCCTGCAGCAGGAAATCACGCGCGAGCAGATGGGCAAACTGCTCGCCGACGGCCGCACGGATCTGCTGCCGAACTTCAAGTCGTCGCGCACGGGCCGCAACTTCAAGGCGTTCCTCGTGAAGCAACCGGACGGCAAGATCGGCTTCGAGTTCGAGAAGAAGGAACCGAAGGCCGCTGCCGCGAAGAAGACGGCGAAATCGGCGACGAAGGATGCCGAAACCGTAACGGAAGGCGCCGAAGAGAAACCGGCACCGGCCCGCAAGACCGCTGCCAAGACCGCAGCGACCAAGACTGCCGCCCGCAAGACGACGGCGCGCAAGACCGGCTCGTAA
- a CDS encoding LysR family transcriptional regulator — MDHLQSMRVFVKVADLGSFARAASAMDISNAVATRHVADLEGRLGTRLLNRTTRSLSLTESGQVYLERARQILDELEDVEQMVVARNHEPVGTLRIVAPVVFGLHNLAPVLQTYTENFPKVVPDLTLVDRQVDLVEEGFDVGIVVTRQMRSASIVTRRLTTGCMTVCATPSYLEKHGVPTHPEQLVAHPSLSLPAEYWGDERVFTGPDGEVRVRPTNVIVANNTAMLRQFALLGMGVAILPSYLIGSDIARGALVRLLPDFRLPQVEINIAYPSRRHLPAKVRTFIDHLVEYFSHSTDATIGEQWAAQGATLAPIGVETRAEQPESADPNLSPRLPRSTRTRVAVPSPL; from the coding sequence ATGGATCATTTGCAGTCGATGCGTGTGTTCGTCAAGGTTGCAGATCTCGGCAGTTTTGCGCGGGCCGCGAGTGCAATGGATATTTCCAACGCGGTTGCGACGCGTCACGTCGCCGATCTGGAAGGCCGGCTCGGCACGCGTTTGTTGAACCGCACCACACGCAGCCTTTCCCTGACGGAGTCGGGCCAGGTCTATCTGGAGCGTGCTCGCCAGATCCTCGATGAGCTCGAGGACGTCGAGCAGATGGTCGTTGCGCGCAATCACGAGCCGGTCGGCACGCTGCGCATCGTCGCGCCGGTCGTGTTCGGCCTGCATAACCTCGCGCCCGTGTTGCAGACGTACACGGAGAATTTCCCGAAAGTGGTGCCGGATCTCACGCTGGTCGACCGGCAGGTCGATCTCGTCGAGGAAGGCTTCGACGTCGGCATCGTCGTCACGCGCCAGATGCGCAGCGCGAGCATCGTCACACGGCGGCTGACCACGGGCTGCATGACCGTGTGCGCGACGCCGAGCTATCTGGAGAAGCACGGCGTGCCGACTCACCCGGAGCAGCTCGTCGCGCACCCGAGCCTGAGCCTGCCGGCCGAATACTGGGGCGACGAGCGCGTGTTCACGGGGCCGGACGGCGAAGTGCGCGTGCGCCCGACCAACGTGATCGTCGCGAACAACACCGCGATGCTGCGCCAGTTCGCGCTGCTCGGGATGGGCGTCGCGATCCTGCCGAGCTACCTGATCGGCAGCGACATCGCGCGCGGCGCGCTGGTGCGGCTGCTGCCGGATTTCCGGCTGCCGCAGGTCGAAATCAACATCGCCTACCCGAGCCGGCGCCATTTGCCCGCGAAGGTGCGCACGTTCATCGACCACCTCGTCGAGTATTTCAGCCACTCGACCGATGCGACGATCGGCGAGCAGTGGGCCGCGCAGGGTGCGACGCTCGCGCCGATCGGCGTCGAGACGCGTGCCGAGCAGCCCGAATCGGCCGACCCGAACCTGTCGCCGCGCCTGCCGCGTTCGACACGCACGCGCGTCGCGGTGCCGTCGCCGCTGTAA
- a CDS encoding D-2-hydroxyacid dehydrogenase family protein has product MKIAILDDYQDAVRKLNCFEMLAGHDVKVFNNTVRGLGQLASRLAEVEALVLIRERTPISSQLLAKLPNLRMISQTGRVSSHIDLEACTDRGIAVLEGTGSPVAPAELTWALVMAAQRRIPQYVANLKQGAWQQSGLKTSALPPNFGLGQVLRGQTLGIWGYGKIGRLVAGYGKAFGMNVLIWGREHSLEAARADGYTAAESREALFEQSDVLSLHLRMHDDTRGIVKQEDLMRMKPTSLLVNTSRAELLEENALVNALSHNRPGMVAIDVFESEPILQGYSLLRMENVICTPHIGYVERESYELYFSAAFRNILAFDDGDMSSVANPEALTPIRKR; this is encoded by the coding sequence ATGAAAATTGCCATCCTCGACGACTACCAGGACGCCGTCCGCAAGCTGAACTGCTTCGAGATGCTTGCCGGCCACGACGTGAAGGTCTTCAACAATACGGTGCGCGGCCTGGGACAGCTCGCGAGCCGTCTGGCGGAAGTCGAGGCGCTCGTGCTGATTCGTGAACGGACCCCGATTTCGTCGCAACTGCTCGCCAAGCTGCCGAACCTGCGCATGATCAGCCAGACCGGTCGCGTCTCGAGCCATATCGACCTCGAAGCGTGTACCGACCGCGGCATCGCGGTGCTCGAAGGCACGGGTTCGCCGGTCGCGCCCGCCGAGCTGACCTGGGCGCTCGTGATGGCCGCCCAGCGCCGGATTCCGCAGTACGTCGCGAACCTGAAGCAGGGTGCATGGCAGCAGTCGGGCCTGAAGACGTCGGCGCTGCCGCCGAACTTCGGCCTCGGCCAGGTGCTGCGCGGCCAGACCCTCGGCATCTGGGGCTACGGCAAGATCGGCCGGCTCGTCGCCGGCTACGGCAAGGCGTTCGGGATGAACGTGCTGATCTGGGGCCGCGAGCATTCGCTCGAAGCCGCGCGCGCCGACGGCTACACGGCCGCCGAAAGCCGCGAGGCGCTGTTCGAGCAGAGCGACGTGCTGTCGCTGCACCTGCGCATGCACGACGACACGCGCGGCATCGTCAAGCAGGAAGACCTGATGCGGATGAAGCCGACGTCGCTGCTCGTCAACACGAGCCGCGCGGAGCTGCTCGAGGAAAACGCACTCGTCAACGCACTGTCGCACAACCGTCCGGGGATGGTCGCAATCGACGTGTTCGAGAGCGAGCCGATCCTGCAGGGCTACAGCCTGCTGCGGATGGAGAACGTGATCTGCACGCCGCACATCGGCTATGTCGAGCGCGAGAGCTACGAGCTCTATTTCAGCGCGGCATTCAGGAACATCCTCGCGTTCGACGACGGCGACATGTCGAGCGTCGCCAATCCGGAAGCGCTGACGCCGATCCGCAAGCGCTGA
- a CDS encoding patatin-like phospholipase family protein, whose translation MFDQIVFAGGGNRCWWQAGFWDVVQPALGLRPRVITGISAGAATACMLYTRDAAWVMRYYEEALRHNRKNAYWGNLFGREPVFPHYRIYRQALLDIYGEPFAKLAEAPEIRIGVSHVPRWLGARSAVAAGLVAYNIEKYVRKTLHPTLGRTLGFRPEFVRAQACTQVDELADLILQSSCTPPFTPVLRRGGRPVLDGGMVDNVPVDALDPSPGDVLVLVTRLYPRPQMFTVAHGEQRRLYVQPSSKVPISSWDYTSPSQMRHAYDLGRRDGEHFLTRVGAMTGGRVAA comes from the coding sequence ATGTTCGACCAGATCGTCTTTGCGGGTGGCGGCAATCGCTGCTGGTGGCAGGCCGGCTTCTGGGACGTCGTGCAGCCGGCCCTCGGGCTGCGCCCGCGTGTGATCACCGGCATCTCGGCCGGTGCGGCGACCGCGTGCATGCTGTATACGCGCGACGCCGCGTGGGTGATGCGCTATTACGAAGAGGCGCTGCGCCACAACCGGAAGAACGCGTACTGGGGCAACCTGTTCGGGCGCGAGCCCGTGTTTCCGCATTACCGCATCTACCGTCAGGCATTGCTCGACATCTACGGCGAGCCGTTCGCGAAGCTTGCCGAGGCGCCGGAGATCCGCATCGGCGTATCGCACGTGCCGCGCTGGCTCGGTGCGCGCAGTGCGGTCGCTGCCGGCCTCGTCGCGTACAACATCGAGAAATATGTGCGCAAGACGCTGCACCCGACACTCGGGCGCACGCTCGGCTTTCGGCCCGAGTTCGTGCGCGCGCAGGCCTGCACGCAAGTCGACGAACTTGCCGACCTGATCCTGCAGTCGTCCTGCACGCCGCCGTTCACGCCGGTGCTGCGCCGCGGCGGCCGGCCCGTGCTCGACGGCGGGATGGTCGACAACGTGCCGGTCGACGCGCTCGACCCGTCGCCGGGCGACGTGCTGGTGCTCGTCACGCGGCTGTATCCGCGCCCGCAGATGTTCACGGTCGCACACGGCGAGCAGCGGCGGCTGTACGTACAGCCGTCGAGCAAGGTGCCGATTTCGAGCTGGGATTACACGAGCCCGTCGCAGATGCGGCATGCGTACGACCTCGGGCGGCGCGACGGCGAGCATTTCCTCACGCGCGTCGGTGCGATGACGGGCGGCCGCGTGGCCGCCTGA